TGTCTATGATGGCGCAATCGATGAAGACCTGGACTGGCAGCAGTCTGATACCCAGTTGAGCATCTTCTGGGAGGGCAGTGATTCCCGTGACCTCCAGTCTTTTGCCTATAGTGTTGGAAACACACCGGGTGATTCCAATATCGTGGCCTGGACTGATAATGGTGTCGCCATCAGTGCGGTGATCTCAGATCTAACCTTGGACAATGCAGCTACTTATTACGCAAACATTCGAGCTATTGATGATGCCAATAGTGTTTCAGTAGTCGTCACCTCCGATGGCATCACTATCGATACTATTGATCCAGTAACAGGCAGTGTTAGTGACGGTGGTCTGGATTATACGGGCAGTAACGATACTCTGGCTATTAGCTGGAGCGGCTTTAGTGATGCTGGCTCTGGTCTGAGCAATTATGAATACGCCTTGGGAACCAGTGCAGGTGCATTTGATATCATTGGCTGGACTGAATCAGGGCTGGTAACTGAAGTAACGATTAGCGGTCTTTCAGGTCAGCTTGTAGATGGAAGCACTTACTTTGCCTCTATCCATGCTCTTGATTCTGTTGGCAATATTTCAGCAGCGGCCAGTACGGATGGTGTCATTGTTGATATTTCCATTCCAACTGGTGGCGAGGTTGCTGATGGTTCTGATGTAAATGATCTGGACTGGACCAATTCGCCTGATGAACTGGGTGGTAGCTGGACTGGCTTCCTGGATGCTATTAGCGGCATCGATCACTATCAGTATGCTTTTGGGACTACTGTTAATGGCTCTGATGTGGCGAGCTGGACCGTTACCGAAGATACAAGTGCCATCATAACAGCAACTCTGGAAAGTGGCACAACTTATTATATCTCAGTGATCACCTACGATGCGGTTGGTAACGCTTCAGACACCCTTTCAAGTGATGGTATATTGGTTGACCTTGAGCTTCCAGAGATCACTCAGGTGGATGACGGTGCTCTTAATGATGATATAGACTGGCAACAGGATACTGGAACTGCCCGGATTTTTTGGATTGGGGGAGATACACGTAACCTGGATTATTATGAAGTCTCTCTGGGAACCACTCCAGGATCAGATAATACAGTAGCCTGGGCTGATGTTGGGATCAATACAACCCACCAGTTCACTGGAATAACCCTGGAAATCGGACTGACTTATTACGGTAATGTACGAGCCGGTGATGATGCTGGAAATATATCTGCTATCCTCAGTTCAGATGGATTCGGAGTCGATAATACACCTCCTGAAATGACTCAGGTGACCGATGGCTGGGAGAATGATATCCTGTATCAGAATTTCATGGATTCAGTGGCCGTTCATTTCAACGCTGCGCCAGATGATTACTCCGGTATTGATTTCTTCGAAGTCTCGTTGAATTCAGATGAAGCCTCAGTTATTGACTGGCTTAGTGTGGGTGCAGATACAGTTCATGTTGCTCTGGCACCAACTCTGAGTGATGGTTCTACCTATACCTGGACTGTCAGGGTTACTGATGTGGCTGGGAACACGTCCACTGAACGAAGCTCAAATGGCTTTACCATCGACGTGAATCCGCCCCAGATCGTGAATCTGATCGATGGTCTTGAAACGGATCTGGTCTGGACTAATTCTGCTACTGATTTCTCGGCTTCCTGGATAGGGTCTGCGGATACAGTCAGTGGTACGAATCATTTTGAGATCAGTTTTGGAAGCAGTGCTGCTGCAACTGATATCATGGACTGGCATTCAGTCAATCTGGAGACTGACTACACAACCGTCGTATCAGATGTGAGTGAGACGACAACTGTATATGCCAATGTTCGTGGTGTGGATGTGGCTGATAATACATCCAATGTCTACAGCTCCAGTGGCATTACCATTGATCTGACTTCGCCTGAGATAAACGAGATCAACGAGGGTGGTCTGGTTGATCTGGACTTTACCGGTACTCTGGATAGCATTGCAGTTCACTGGTCCGGTACGGATGCTCTGGCCGGTATCGAGGATTATCAGCTTACCTTGGCGACAGTTGCTGGAGATTCTGATGTGGTTGACTGGCATTCACTGGGTTTGCTCGAGTGGGAGGTCTTGCGCCAGGATATGAACGAAAACCAGAGCTATTTTGCCGGAATACGGGCCATTGATTCGGCCGGTAACTGGGCAGAGGCGCTCTACGGTGATGGCATTATTCCGGATATCACAGCACCGCTGACAGGCACGCTTTGGGATGGTACTGAGGCTGATGCCGAGTTCACTGATTCTGATAGTTCTTTGGCTTACCGCTGGCAGGATTTCTCGGATGACATATGTGGTATCGATCACTATCTCCTGGCAGTGGGCAGCAGTTCAGGTGGGACGGATGTGATTCCCTTGACCAGTCTTGCAGGAGTAGATACGGTTCGTTTTGAAGACTTGAATTTGGAGAACACATCGATCTATTATGCCAGCATCCAGGCGATTGATGGAGTTGGTAACATCAGTGACCAGGTTTTCAGTGGAGGTATTCAAGTGGATATCCATGCTGGTATTCCTCTGGCAACCCTCAACCTTCCAGCACGGCTCTCACCACGGGGAAATCGAATCCTTTATCTCGATCTGTCCGAGCCCATTTTGGATTACCAATTGAGTGTTTCCATTAGAGGGGATCGCCACACTGTGAGTCATGAACTGGCAGCCGGACAAGAACAGATTATTGTCAATATTAATGGCGAACTAAGCTATGGTGATACCATTGGCCTCGTATTGTCTGACTACCATGATCTGGTGAATCTGGCCGGTGAGGAACAAACAGCTCAAACTACCGTAGCCTGGCTGGGAGATTTCAACCACAATGCGATTATTGATGTGGATGATGTCGCCTTATTTGCTGATCACTGGCAGGCTGATTCATTGTCTGATGAGGCTGGTACCTATCCTTATGAATGTGGACCCATCTCTGGTGAACTACCTCTGGTTTACCTGGATGAAGATGACATGTATGATCTTAAGGACATCATGGGCTTTACCCGCATGTGGAACTGGTACAATCAAGAATCTGCTCAATTGGCGAAATGGAATTCCGGGCTTTATGGTGATGACCTTGAATTTACACAGACCGCCCAGGAGCTGATTATCAATCTAAAAGACGAGACGCGGGTTGGCCGGTTACGGTTTGCTTATGATGCGAATCAGCTCTGTTTTGGTGCGGTGAGCTCCAACCAGACCGGTACCATGCTCCTCAAACATGCGGAAGAGGATCAGGGGATTTTACTCATTGATTTTGCCTTTCTGGAAGGATCTAATCAGACTGAGATCCATATTGGACTGGAGACAGCGGATCGCGCCGATGTTTCTCTACAAGTTGAGCACGAATTTCTGGCTAAAGCTGGGGACATCCTGGGTGGTGGGCGTGAAGATATTACGATTCAAGCCATTCCTGTGGATTATGCTTTACACCACAACTATCCCAACCCATTTAATCCAATTACTCATATTCAGTACGATCTACCTGAAACCGGCCATGCGGTGATCAGCATCTACGATATCCAGGGTCGCCTGGTGAAAACTCTCCTGGAAACCGAAATGCAGGCAGGTTACCATAACGTTGAATGGAATGGTACGGATGAGCAAGGTCGACAGGCCGCCACAGGCATCTATTTTTACCGCCTGATGACGCCGGGGTATTTGAAAACACATAAGATGTTGTTGTTGAGGTAGGAGCAACAAAGCAGCCCACGACTTCAGTCGTGGGTGCGCATCCCCCCAAACGTGGGTGCGCATCCCCCCAAACGTGGGTGCGCAAACCCCAAACGCGGGTGCGCATCCCCCCCAACGTGGGTGCGCATCCCCCAAAATGGGCAAATAACCCCCCCAAGGTGGGGAACTAGATGAAAGCAAACAACCATATGACACAAAAAATTAAGATCCTGAATTCAATTATTATCCTGATAGGAGCGATACTGCTCCTGGCCAGCTGTGCCGGTAAAAAAGCACCGATTTGGTACACTGATCTACCCGCTGGAGCCGACTATTACCACGGGATCGGCATTGTCGAAAAAACAGCTGAGAATACTGGAGAACTTCGTCAAATTGCCAAAAATGCTGCTCTGGACGACATCGCTTCCCAGATTCGGGTGAATATTCAATCAGAAATGAAGACAGCCTATACAGAATCTGCTGCCGGCGTGGATGAGCAGGTTGAGTTTATTGCTCAAAGTCGGACCCAGGCAGTACTCACTGGTGTGGAGCAGGTTGAAATCTTTGAGAATAAGACCAGCTATGGTATCTATATGCGTCTCTCAAAAGCCGCTTATGAGCAGGAATCTAAAAAGATTTACCAGCTGGGTATTTCAGAAGCCCGAAATTATCTGGATTTGGCTCAAGCAGACGATGCTCAACCCCTGCAAATACTCCAGAATAAATTGTATGCCCTGAATAAACTGTCGGCAATTGAAGATTTGATTACTCGCTACGACAAGCTGGGAACTGACGCAAAGACCATTGCAAATATTCGCAGCTCTCTGGCAGAATGGTTCAGCCAACTCCAGTTGTCCACCGCTATGGATCAAGCCAACTGGGTGATTCCCAAGGGATTGCGAAAGCCGATCATGGTTCAGATCACTCAGAAAAGGTGTGAAGAGAGAGTCTCCCTGAAGCGCTTTCCCCTTCAGGTTACTTTTGCTGATACCACCTTCAAGGTCCAGGCCAACGATGACGGTGTGGTGACCCTGGAGACCATTCATTTTGAATTTGTCAACGCCTCAGGTCTGATCACTATTGAACCTGATATAACGGAACTGGTCGGGGACCAGGGTGAAGTGATGCCCTTTCTTAAGACGATCCAGCTTCCAAAGATCCAACTGAACCTGGAGGTCAGCGGTCCGCTGGTCGAATTGAGAGCCAATGAAACAGCCCTCGATAAACCCATGAAGCACCCCTATATCAGCCCCATTCTCAAAGCACAGCTACAGGAAACTGTTGCGGCAGAATTCGTTGATGGATTCAGCCAGTCCAGCGTTGATTTTGTGATCACCATTGATGCAACCAGTGCGAAAGCTGGGCCTGCTTCAGAAGCCTACGGTAAAACGATCTACAAATGCCTGAGCAGCGTGGAGATCAATGTTATGGACGCGCTGGGCGAGGAAACCTTATTCACAACCCATCTCCAGGATGTTGATGGGGCCGCCTTTAAGGGATTTGAGGCAGCCAGTCAAAAATCCTATGACAAATTAGCCAAGAAGTTTGAAGCCGAAGTCGTCCCCGAGATCATTCAAGTATTCAAAGGGAATTGAGGTTACGATTTAAGATTGAAAATTTACTATTGAAGAAACTGCGGGCATTTTGACCAATTGGTATTCAGTAAAATATGGAGATTGCTTTGTCGTTACTTTCCTCGCAAAGACTAGACGGATGAGCACTTGGAATGGTATTAAACCCATACTATCAAAGGCCAGAAGTATGAAAGAGACCCAGATGAGAATTCTCAAGATCAGTTTATTGATGATGGCTCTGCTTTTCAGCACATCTTCCATCGCCCAGGAGACAGCCACTGTCCTGCATATTCTCTATACCCAGAATAATAATGGTGAGCTTGTAAATTGTCATTGTCCCAGCAATCCCCTGGGAGGGTTTGAGAAACGCAGCACTTTCTTTGCACAATGGCTGGGTGAATATCCCAATACCTTGATCTTTGATTCAGGAGATTTTCTGACCTTTGATGGTGGAGAGGATGTTGATGCTAAAGTGATCGAGCTTATGGAGGGTCTGCATTACACAGCTGTGAATATTGGAGACCAGGAATTTTCCAATGGTATACGTTTTTTCAATACCTATTTGAAGCCAGGGAAACTCCCGCTGTTATCATCCAATCTGATGATCGATGGTGAGGAGAAGCCAGCCTTTAAGCGCTATCAAAGCCTGAGTGTGGCAGGTATCAGAATCGTTATCACTGGTGTGTTGGGGCCGGAAAATGTTCAATATTTCACGAAATCCATGGCAGATTCAAAGGTATGGAGTATCGATCCGGAAAAAGCACTACGCATTGTTCATGATCACGAAACCGCAGTAAAAAAGGCCGATGTCCATATCCTGTTATCAAACCTCGGGTTTGACAAGGATCTTGAGCTGGCAGGGAAATTATCCTTTCTGGACATCATTATTGGTGGTCATTCGCAACATAAATTCAAACATGCTGCTGAACAGTCCGGTACTCTAATTGTACAGTGCGGCAAAAATGGTCAATATGTGGGTCATTTGGAGATCACTATGGTGAATGGCCAGATCACCGGACACAAACATGAGCTGATCCCCATGGGGGTTGACATACCAGATGATCAAAATATTTTAAAAATAATTCAGGAGATGTAAAATGAAGAATTTAACAAAACTGCTTGTTATGATTGTTGTCTTATGCCTGACTACCCAATTGGTATGGGCTGATGAAAAGGTTCCTGTTCTCAAAGTGGGTGATTCTGCTCCCACGTTTTTTCTCCGCGATCTGGATGGCGAAAATTTCTTTCTCAGCAAGACGATCAAGCAGAAACAGGTGATTGTCTTATCATTCTATGCCACCTGGTGTATTCCCTGTCGCACTGAGATTCCAGCTTATGAAAAGTTGCTCGCTGAAACGGAATTTGAAGCTGTGAAACTGATCTATATCCATGTCGGTGAGCCAAAAGTCAAGATGGAAGATCCAAAAGCTGGCATTGAGCTCATTCATAAGATGAAAGCGAATCTAAAAATGTCCCACCCAATCCTCTTCGACCGTTATGGTGTTGTTGCAGATAAATATGGTGCCTCATCATTACCAACCACAGTGGTGATCGGACCTGATGGGAAAGTGCACTACTATCATTCTGGGTTTAAGCCGGGGGATGGGGCCAAGGTTAAGGAAGTATTGCTTAAAATTCTTAAGTAGTGATAACCAGGGTACATATTATTAAGGAGTGGATATGCAAACAGCAAAAATCTTTACGAATGGTCGTCGTCAAGCTGTCAGGTTGGTGACTAACGATGTAAAGGAGTTTGCCCACATCCCGGAACTTGTCATAGAAAATTGGGCTACATGATTTATGGTTAGATCGGTGCAAGCGTAAAAGAACAAAAGCAGATAATCCATGAAAATTACCGTCTCAAACTTATACCATCTGAAACGCTTCAAGCTGTTGCTGGCATTGGTTCTGGTTCTTATTACGATTTCCCTGGCACATGTGAGTATCTTTGCTGATCTGGAGAATCAATTCCTTGACATACGCTTTCGCAATTGGTCGGGAGATCTTCAAGCTGACAGCAATATAGTGATCATCAGTATTGATGATGGCAGTCTTGACTATTTTGCCGAAAACGGTACCGCCTGGCCCTGGCCGCGTTCCTTCTATGCCTACCTGGTGGATTATCTCAATTCAGAGGGAGCCAGCGTCATCATATTTGATATGCTGTTCACCCATTTTGATGCTGATCGTTCCGAGACCGATGCTGAAGAGACCGATGGCGCCTTTGCAGAAGCACTAAGGAATAATGATCGAAATGTCCTGGGTATGATCATTGATGGTCATGCTTTTGAAGAATCTGAACCAGACCATGAGTTGATCCAGACCGGTCAGTCAGCGTTGAATAATGCACTGAGTGACAGCTTGTTAGAGATTCCTATTCAAGTACTGTCAGAGGCTTGCAGCTGGTTGGGACATACCAATATTTCTCCGGATCGGGATGGGATATTCAGGCATATCAAACCCTTTACCAAGGTCAACGAACAACGCATTCCCAGTCTGGCTTCCGCAGCATATCTGATCATTCATCCAGAGGCAAAAGTGGAAGTGCTGGATCAGCAATTGCAGATCGATGAGTTGGTTGTTCCCTTGGTTGGTTCAGGTGATCTATTGATCAATTGGTATGGAGAGGCGGGACCATCTGGTGTTTTCACTTATCTGCCCTTCAGTTCGGTGATCCAATCTGCCAGTGCCATAAAGTACGGAGGTATTCCCAGCATCCAGCCAG
This region of Candidatus Neomarinimicrobiota bacterium genomic DNA includes:
- a CDS encoding FlgD immunoglobulin-like domain containing protein; this translates as MLWTVRTDGTGDFTLIQDAIDASSDGDTVLVYPGTYVENINFNGHNIVVGSLFLTTQDTSYISSTIIDGNQAGSVVTFESGEDVSTVLYGFTVTNGNASFGGGIYCLSNSSPVIEHINISNNVGVRGSGLYAQSSNPELRSSRIINNSASEFGGGIYGYGSNILLTNTIISNNATTNSGGAMYVVEQSTITSINSTIVHNTAGEGEAGVFLIGSDFNAINSIIYYNQNYDFVYDGLSIVTIRNSDIEALPRDPNNLKISPSFINGEVGEFNLADYSPCIGFGTDSVQIDDTWYYAPTTDIDGNSRPNPAGSNPDIGAYEHNQPSQRPLAVEIRDGSDADLDVWGQSDVLDVNWTPFIDDGALDYELALGSNSANISNIMDWVMVGSDTATTLTGLSLTSNTNYVVSVRGTDIHSQMSDTTTSDGFIVDLVDPVVSFVNDGALDADLDWQSDNSQLSIFWSGSDTRAVQTYEYSVGTTPGDVNTVVWTDIGTATSVVLTELTLSNVTYYANIRVTDDAGNISAIVSSDGITIDTIDPIAGSVIDGDLDYTGSNDTLAISWSGFSDAGSGLHHYEYALGTTSGDSNIVDWTPLGLETETTIRDLSTLVSDGITYYAAVRAIDSVDNISAFATSDGITIDISIPTGGLVVDGLDATDLDWSNSTDQLHGSWSGFADAVSGVTHYEYAFGTSPNGTDISTWTITTETSVTVSASLVSGTSYYVTVIAYDAVLNGSEPVSSDGIIIDLIDPVIAHVYDGAIDEDLDWQQSDTQLSIFWEGSDSRDLQSFAYSVGNTPGDSNIVAWTDNGVAISAVISDLTLDNAATYYANIRAIDDANSVSVVVTSDGITIDTIDPVTGSVSDGGLDYTGSNDTLAISWSGFSDAGSGLSNYEYALGTSAGAFDIIGWTESGLVTEVTISGLSGQLVDGSTYFASIHALDSVGNISAAASTDGVIVDISIPTGGEVADGSDVNDLDWTNSPDELGGSWTGFLDAISGIDHYQYAFGTTVNGSDVASWTVTEDTSAIITATLESGTTYYISVITYDAVGNASDTLSSDGILVDLELPEITQVDDGALNDDIDWQQDTGTARIFWIGGDTRNLDYYEVSLGTTPGSDNTVAWADVGINTTHQFTGITLEIGLTYYGNVRAGDDAGNISAILSSDGFGVDNTPPEMTQVTDGWENDILYQNFMDSVAVHFNAAPDDYSGIDFFEVSLNSDEASVIDWLSVGADTVHVALAPTLSDGSTYTWTVRVTDVAGNTSTERSSNGFTIDVNPPQIVNLIDGLETDLVWTNSATDFSASWIGSADTVSGTNHFEISFGSSAAATDIMDWHSVNLETDYTTVVSDVSETTTVYANVRGVDVADNTSNVYSSSGITIDLTSPEINEINEGGLVDLDFTGTLDSIAVHWSGTDALAGIEDYQLTLATVAGDSDVVDWHSLGLLEWEVLRQDMNENQSYFAGIRAIDSAGNWAEALYGDGIIPDITAPLTGTLWDGTEADAEFTDSDSSLAYRWQDFSDDICGIDHYLLAVGSSSGGTDVIPLTSLAGVDTVRFEDLNLENTSIYYASIQAIDGVGNISDQVFSGGIQVDIHAGIPLATLNLPARLSPRGNRILYLDLSEPILDYQLSVSIRGDRHTVSHELAAGQEQIIVNINGELSYGDTIGLVLSDYHDLVNLAGEEQTAQTTVAWLGDFNHNAIIDVDDVALFADHWQADSLSDEAGTYPYECGPISGELPLVYLDEDDMYDLKDIMGFTRMWNWYNQESAQLAKWNSGLYGDDLEFTQTAQELIINLKDETRVGRLRFAYDANQLCFGAVSSNQTGTMLLKHAEEDQGILLIDFAFLEGSNQTEIHIGLETADRADVSLQVEHEFLAKAGDILGGGREDITIQAIPVDYALHHNYPNPFNPITHIQYDLPETGHAVISIYDIQGRLVKTLLETEMQAGYHNVEWNGTDEQGRQAATGIYFYRLMTPGYLKTHKMLLLR
- a CDS encoding LPP20 family lipoprotein, encoding MTQKIKILNSIIILIGAILLLASCAGKKAPIWYTDLPAGADYYHGIGIVEKTAENTGELRQIAKNAALDDIASQIRVNIQSEMKTAYTESAAGVDEQVEFIAQSRTQAVLTGVEQVEIFENKTSYGIYMRLSKAAYEQESKKIYQLGISEARNYLDLAQADDAQPLQILQNKLYALNKLSAIEDLITRYDKLGTDAKTIANIRSSLAEWFSQLQLSTAMDQANWVIPKGLRKPIMVQITQKRCEERVSLKRFPLQVTFADTTFKVQANDDGVVTLETIHFEFVNASGLITIEPDITELVGDQGEVMPFLKTIQLPKIQLNLEVSGPLVELRANETALDKPMKHPYISPILKAQLQETVAAEFVDGFSQSSVDFVITIDATSAKAGPASEAYGKTIYKCLSSVEINVMDALGEETLFTTHLQDVDGAAFKGFEAASQKSYDKLAKKFEAEVVPEIIQVFKGN
- a CDS encoding TlpA disulfide reductase family protein, whose amino-acid sequence is MKNLTKLLVMIVVLCLTTQLVWADEKVPVLKVGDSAPTFFLRDLDGENFFLSKTIKQKQVIVLSFYATWCIPCRTEIPAYEKLLAETEFEAVKLIYIHVGEPKVKMEDPKAGIELIHKMKANLKMSHPILFDRYGVVADKYGASSLPTTVVIGPDGKVHYYHSGFKPGDGAKVKEVLLKILK